The Gemmatimonas sp. UBA7669 genome includes a region encoding these proteins:
- a CDS encoding ATP-dependent helicase, with protein sequence MADLPRLHLTAPRTVAPPASIDGGALGPALNAAQADAANHGDTPLLIVAGAGSGKTRTLIHRVAALIARGVPPQRILLLTFTRRSAQEMLSRCERLVGSASHQVQGGTFHGTAHRLLRRFGAAAGLPADFTILDQSDAGDLMGLSRSSLGYGDLKNAPRGAPRFPRAETLLSIYSRHVNTEADVADLLSDQWPHFLSWAGDIERCFTDYVKRKAERNLLDYDDLLLSWALLLEQAPSIAEQMRGLFDHVLVDEYQDTNPLQSRILRGLCTNGKLTVVGDDAQSIYAFRGATIRNILDFPKQFPGTRIVTLEQNYRSTSPILDTTNTLISRSTERYSKRLFTERSGGEAPWLVTVRDEAAQTAFVVDRLLELHEQGTPLREMAVLFRAGYLSADLEIELANRRIPYEKWGGLKFLEAAHIKDLLAFLRILENPRDEVSWYRLLRLLPGVGDATARAAIELLAQHGWEPMAIGAVRAPARARPGLLAMSALFDGMRRVERGDRPHAPGESIRLVRQLYDPILQATYDDAPPRMADLDQLEIIAAGYPDRSAFLAALALEPPANTQDLAVGSTDEDDALILSTVHSAKGKEWDVVFVIHASDGVFPMARAAVDDDQIEEERRLLYVAMTRARNELMVVYPLHSYATRTGADFAYTQLSRFLDQGVRQTMQRVTLGDVPEFPPLPGPRAGAIIEPEVDLRALLRGRFGSS encoded by the coding sequence ATGGCCGACCTGCCCCGCCTCCATCTCACCGCCCCGCGCACCGTCGCCCCGCCGGCTTCCATAGACGGCGGCGCCCTCGGACCGGCCCTCAACGCCGCCCAGGCCGACGCCGCCAACCACGGCGACACGCCCCTGCTTATCGTGGCCGGGGCCGGATCCGGCAAGACGCGCACGCTCATTCACCGCGTCGCGGCGCTCATTGCCCGCGGCGTACCGCCCCAGCGCATCCTGCTGCTCACCTTCACCCGGCGCTCCGCCCAGGAAATGCTCTCACGCTGTGAGCGCCTCGTGGGCTCGGCGTCGCATCAGGTCCAGGGTGGCACGTTTCATGGCACCGCCCATCGCCTGCTACGTCGCTTCGGCGCCGCCGCCGGTCTGCCGGCCGACTTCACCATCCTCGACCAGTCGGACGCGGGCGACCTCATGGGCCTCTCCCGCTCGAGCCTCGGCTACGGGGATCTCAAGAACGCCCCCCGCGGCGCGCCGCGCTTCCCGCGCGCCGAAACCCTGCTGTCCATCTACTCGCGGCACGTCAACACCGAAGCCGATGTCGCCGACCTGCTGAGCGATCAGTGGCCGCACTTTCTCTCGTGGGCGGGAGACATCGAGCGCTGCTTCACCGACTATGTGAAACGCAAGGCCGAGCGCAATCTGCTCGACTACGACGACCTGCTGCTGTCCTGGGCCCTGCTGCTGGAACAGGCACCGAGCATCGCCGAACAGATGCGCGGACTGTTTGATCACGTGCTGGTGGACGAGTACCAGGACACCAACCCGCTGCAGTCGCGCATTCTGCGTGGCCTCTGCACCAACGGCAAGCTCACCGTCGTGGGCGACGACGCGCAGAGCATCTATGCGTTTCGCGGCGCCACCATTCGCAACATCCTCGACTTTCCCAAACAGTTCCCCGGCACGCGCATCGTGACGCTGGAGCAGAACTACCGCTCCACTTCACCCATTCTCGACACCACCAACACGCTCATCTCGCGCAGCACGGAGCGCTACAGCAAGCGCCTCTTCACCGAGCGCAGTGGCGGCGAGGCGCCGTGGCTGGTGACCGTGCGCGATGAAGCCGCGCAGACGGCCTTCGTGGTGGACCGCCTGCTCGAGTTGCACGAGCAGGGCACGCCGCTGCGTGAGATGGCGGTGCTGTTTCGCGCGGGCTATCTGTCGGCCGACCTCGAAATCGAACTGGCCAACCGTCGCATTCCCTACGAAAAATGGGGCGGCCTCAAGTTCCTCGAAGCGGCGCACATCAAGGACCTGCTGGCCTTTCTGCGCATTCTCGAGAATCCGCGCGACGAAGTGAGCTGGTATCGCTTGCTGCGCCTGCTGCCCGGTGTGGGCGACGCCACCGCGCGTGCCGCCATTGAGTTGCTTGCGCAGCACGGCTGGGAGCCCATGGCCATCGGCGCCGTGCGCGCACCGGCCCGCGCCAGGCCCGGTCTGCTGGCCATGTCGGCGCTCTTCGACGGTATGCGGCGCGTGGAGCGCGGCGACCGGCCGCACGCGCCGGGAGAGAGCATCCGCCTCGTGCGGCAGCTCTACGACCCCATCCTGCAGGCCACCTACGACGATGCCCCGCCGCGCATGGCCGATCTCGATCAGCTCGAGATCATCGCGGCCGGTTATCCCGATCGTTCAGCATTTCTTGCCGCGCTGGCCCTCGAGCCTCCGGCCAACACGCAGGACCTGGCCGTGGGCAGCACCGATGAAGACGACGCACTCATCCTCTCCACCGTGCACTCGGCCAAGGGCAAGGAGTGGGACGTGGTGTTCGTCATTCACGCCAGCGATGGTGTGTTCCCCATGGCCCGCGCCGCGGTGGACGACGACCAGATCGAGGAAGAGCGGCGTCTCTTGTATGTGGCCATGACCCGCGCGCGCAACGAGCTCATGGTGGTGTATCCGCTGCATAGCTACGCCACGCGCACCGGCGCCGACTTTGCTTATACACAACTCTCGCGCTTTCTCGATCAGGGCGTGCGGCAGACCATGCAGCGCGTCACGCTGGGTGATGTGCCCGAGTTCCCGCCGTTGCCCGGTCCGCGGGCCGGGGCCATCATCGAACCCGAAGTGGACCTTCGCGCGTTACTCCGAGGGCGGTTCGGCAGCAGCTAG